The following coding sequences lie in one Rissa tridactyla isolate bRisTri1 chromosome Z, bRisTri1.patW.cur.20221130, whole genome shotgun sequence genomic window:
- the CCIN gene encoding LOW QUALITY PROTEIN: calicin (The sequence of the model RefSeq protein was modified relative to this genomic sequence to represent the inferred CDS: inserted 3 bases in 2 codons; deleted 1 base in 1 codon; substituted 5 bases at 5 genomic stop codons), whose protein sequence is FLKAHSSVFVLRSLVEKSCLFYMLVAYMCELKEVVNSAHAGTXVGTSELMLSPXQIYGRFLKEDNLHVQNENQAFLALIXSVKFREEERXTYSSNIFPCIHVPGVSTKTLVATSHDMLMLNNHSVPLAQMERILSDTKQEXCLKIFLFQRKRSVIDSVMILGGXEKDVRFNDMGFDYTFELTCFAYVKKVKLIYIVTRQMNDCFLSVQMADYFDTXAGKVVQYLTFHIELNHKPLLSFPQENILSVHSSNKNFWVSACRKRSDQINEHVCDITKYLYFRVIASSVLR, encoded by the exons TTCCTGAAAGCTCACAGCTCTGTTTTTGTCCTCAGGTCCCTTGTGGAGAAAAGCTGCCTGTTCTACATGCTCGTAGCTTACATGTGTGAGCTTAAAGAGGTGGTGAACAGTGCCCATGCAGGGAC TGTGGGTACTTCAGAACTCATGCTCAGCCCTTGACAGATATATGGCAGGTTCCTCAAGGAGGACAACCTCCATGTACAGAACGAGAACCAGGCTTTCCTGGCCCTGATCTAGTCAGTGAAAttcagggaagaagaaagataaacaTATTCCAGTAATATTTTTCCCTGTATCCACGTACCTGGGGTCTCAACCAAGACACTGGTGGCTACGAGCCATGACATGCTGATGCTCAACAATCATTCTGTCCCTCTGGCTCAGATGGAAAGGATTTTGAGTGACACGAAGCAAG TGTGCTTGAAGATCTTTCTCTTCCAGAGGAAGAGGTCAGTAATCGACTCTGTAATGATTTTAGGAGGCTAGGAAAAGGATGTAAGATTTAATGATATGGGCTTTGATTATACTTTTGAGCTTACATGTTTTGCTTATGT GAAAAAAGTCAAGTTAATTTATATTGTGACAAGGCAGATGAATGATTGTTTCCTATCTGTTCAGATGGCAGATTACTTTGACACTTAGGCAGGGAAAGTGGTGCAATACCTCACCTTCCATATTGAATTAAACCATAAACCT TTGTTGTCTTTTCCACAGGAAAACATCCTAAGTGTGCACAGCTCCAATAAAAATTTTTGGGTATCAGCTTGCAGAAAAAGAAGTGATCAAATTAACGAACATGTTTGTGATATTACCAAATACCTGTACTTTAGAGTTATTGCATCCAGTGTGCTCCGTTGA